The following proteins come from a genomic window of Mucinivorans hirudinis:
- a CDS encoding Integrase, producing the protein MRSTFKVLFYLKRNAPKKDGSVPVMCRITVDGTIAQFSCKLDVDPKLWDTTTGRLSGRTTVATETNRFLDKIRVGVNKHYQEICDRDNYVTAEKVKNAYLGLEMRHETLLKVYAQHNADYEKQVGKMKSERSLWKYQVVYKHLSEFIRYRYRVSDIALKELTPAFITDFELFLRTEKNHCTTTIWGYMMPLKRMIFIAQHNGWLTRNPFADYSISPEPAKRGFLNKDELRVLMDMTFRKKSYEVIRDLFIFCAFTGLTFVDMYNLTPANLMASFDGHLWVVSKRQKTGIESNIRLLDIPKRIIEKYEGMATDGKLLPSPCYCNCKNGIKVIAKMSGLNKRITWHMSRHSYATTICLSNGVPIETVSKMLGHTSIRTTQIYAKITNEKISSDMDALSQKLASLEQFVNNPI; encoded by the coding sequence ATGCGTTCAACATTCAAGGTGCTGTTTTATCTGAAACGTAATGCACCAAAAAAAGATGGTAGTGTTCCAGTAATGTGCCGTATCACGGTGGACGGAACAATTGCACAGTTCAGTTGCAAATTAGATGTAGACCCCAAGCTTTGGGATACCACAACTGGCAGGCTTTCGGGACGAACAACCGTTGCAACGGAGACCAACCGTTTCTTGGATAAAATCCGCGTAGGGGTAAATAAACACTATCAGGAGATTTGCGACAGGGACAACTATGTTACAGCCGAGAAGGTAAAGAATGCCTATCTGGGTTTGGAGATGCGGCACGAAACATTGCTGAAGGTCTATGCTCAGCACAATGCCGACTACGAAAAGCAGGTTGGTAAGATGAAAAGTGAGCGAAGCTTGTGGAAATATCAGGTTGTCTATAAACACCTCTCGGAGTTTATCCGCTACCGTTACCGGGTGAGCGATATTGCTCTCAAGGAGCTTACACCGGCATTTATTACCGACTTCGAGCTATTCCTGCGAACGGAGAAAAACCACTGTACGACCACAATCTGGGGCTATATGATGCCGCTCAAGCGGATGATATTCATTGCTCAGCACAACGGTTGGCTGACACGCAACCCCTTTGCCGATTACAGCATCTCTCCCGAACCTGCAAAACGAGGCTTTCTCAATAAAGACGAATTGAGGGTTCTAATGGATATGACCTTTCGCAAAAAGAGTTACGAAGTTATCCGCGACCTTTTCATCTTTTGCGCGTTCACCGGCTTGACGTTCGTGGATATGTATAATCTTACTCCTGCAAACTTGATGGCCTCATTCGATGGGCACTTATGGGTTGTTAGCAAACGACAGAAGACGGGAATAGAATCGAATATCCGCCTGCTGGATATTCCTAAGCGTATTATCGAGAAGTATGAGGGAATGGCAACAGACGGAAAACTGCTGCCCTCACCGTGCTACTGCAACTGCAAAAACGGCATCAAAGTAATCGCCAAAATGAGCGGTCTCAATAAGCGAATCACGTGGCATATGAGCCGTCATAGCTACGCGACGACTATATGCCTGAGTAACGGCGTACCTATCGAAACGGTCAGTAAAATGCTGGGACACACCAGTATTCGCACGACCCAAATTTATGCCAAGATTACCAACGAGAAAATTAGCAGCGATATGGATGCCTTGTCGCAAAAGTTGGCATCGTTGGAGCAGTTTGTCAATAATCCTATATAA
- a CDS encoding Alpha-1,2-mannosidase: MKKNLLSALIFLVLTTTANGQGNSRFVNPFIGTSNFGTTQPGAVVPQGMVSMSPFNTIPHAEHKVHTDGWCSTPYTWDNKWTIGFTQVNLSGVGCPDYGSLLLMPTVGSLEVDFQKYAVPITNQTAQAGYYSCNLADVHCEMTATKRTTLSRYTFTQGQSNILFNIGQGLTTESGCYAKIVSNSEIEGFKIMGDFCYGEPQSVIPIYFVVRTSKPSLKVRYWKKAKVQPGAVKDWSAYSGTYKVYEKFDRPIAGDDIGVAFTFNTSENEKIEVAVGVSFVSIENARENLKAETAPFEKIYADAVASWDKVLSVVDLQGGTEDQKVQFYTALYHNWIHPNVLSDTNGEYPAMGSGRTIKGTGEKLTMFSGWDVYRISPFFSSFFYPARQNAMVKSMMEMYRQNGSLPRFEIGGQEFNVMEGDAALPYLTGCYLLGMTKGVDTEELYQAMLKNALGETYVRGRQDFYDNNYYIPLKKEYDNSVSQALEYYIADWSLAQFALKIGRKDDHEMLMRRAMGYKKYFDPAYALLRPVLENGEFMPDFNPLEGENFAPANGFHEGTSWNYSFAIPYDIKGLIKEFGSERRFVDSLNVCFEKGYFDMGNEPDMGYPFIFNYVKGNEWRTQYWVNECLTKEFGNKPGGLPGNDDAGTMSAWQNFAMMGIYPPCPSKPEYTFSTPVFDKVTINLDPTYYTNKTLTIEAINRSKKNIYIEKIEVGGKRYNSFFISASDLMNAGVVKIYCTDKPRR; encoded by the coding sequence ATGAAAAAGAATCTTCTATCAGCCTTAATCTTCTTAGTATTGACCACTACGGCAAATGGGCAGGGCAATTCACGGTTTGTAAATCCCTTTATCGGGACAAGTAACTTCGGCACGACTCAGCCCGGAGCGGTCGTACCTCAGGGTATGGTCTCGATGTCGCCCTTCAACACAATCCCGCACGCGGAACACAAAGTACACACAGATGGCTGGTGCTCAACGCCATACACTTGGGATAATAAGTGGACTATCGGCTTCACGCAAGTAAACCTGAGTGGGGTTGGTTGTCCCGATTACGGCTCGCTGCTGTTGATGCCCACGGTCGGTTCGTTGGAGGTTGATTTTCAGAAATATGCCGTACCCATTACAAATCAGACGGCACAAGCGGGTTATTACAGTTGCAACTTGGCGGATGTACATTGCGAAATGACAGCCACAAAGCGAACAACACTAAGCAGATACACATTCACCCAGGGGCAATCAAACATACTCTTTAACATCGGGCAGGGACTCACCACCGAGAGCGGATGTTATGCAAAGATAGTCTCAAACTCCGAGATTGAGGGCTTCAAGATTATGGGAGACTTCTGTTATGGTGAGCCTCAATCGGTGATACCCATCTATTTTGTGGTGCGCACCTCTAAGCCGTCACTCAAGGTGCGTTATTGGAAAAAGGCTAAGGTGCAACCCGGTGCCGTGAAGGATTGGAGCGCATACAGCGGCACTTATAAAGTTTACGAAAAATTTGACCGCCCAATTGCCGGAGATGATATCGGTGTGGCTTTTACGTTCAACACCTCAGAAAATGAGAAAATAGAGGTTGCCGTAGGAGTTTCGTTTGTAAGTATTGAGAATGCGCGCGAAAACCTCAAAGCAGAGACAGCCCCCTTTGAAAAAATCTATGCGGATGCGGTTGCCTCTTGGGACAAGGTACTTTCGGTGGTGGATCTACAGGGCGGAACAGAAGACCAGAAGGTACAGTTCTACACCGCTCTATATCATAACTGGATACACCCCAACGTGTTGAGCGACACAAACGGCGAATATCCCGCAATGGGAAGTGGGCGAACAATCAAGGGCACGGGCGAGAAGCTGACAATGTTCTCGGGCTGGGATGTCTACCGCATTTCGCCATTTTTCTCCTCGTTCTTCTATCCCGCACGGCAGAATGCTATGGTGAAATCGATGATGGAGATGTATCGCCAAAATGGCTCTCTACCACGATTCGAGATTGGTGGGCAGGAGTTTAACGTTATGGAAGGCGACGCCGCACTACCCTACCTCACCGGATGTTATCTCCTTGGGATGACCAAAGGAGTTGATACGGAAGAACTTTACCAAGCAATGCTAAAAAATGCTTTGGGTGAAACTTACGTGCGCGGGCGACAAGATTTTTATGACAATAACTACTATATTCCACTGAAAAAAGAGTATGATAATTCGGTGTCGCAGGCGCTGGAGTACTATATCGCCGATTGGTCTTTGGCGCAATTTGCGCTTAAAATCGGGCGCAAGGATGACCACGAAATGTTGATGCGTAGGGCGATGGGCTACAAAAAATATTTCGACCCCGCGTATGCTCTGCTCAGACCTGTTTTAGAGAACGGTGAGTTTATGCCTGACTTTAATCCTCTTGAGGGAGAAAATTTTGCTCCCGCTAACGGTTTCCACGAGGGCACGTCTTGGAATTACAGTTTTGCCATTCCATACGACATTAAGGGATTGATAAAGGAGTTTGGCAGCGAGCGACGATTTGTCGATTCGTTGAACGTATGCTTCGAGAAGGGCTATTTCGATATGGGTAATGAGCCCGATATGGGTTATCCGTTTATATTCAATTATGTGAAGGGAAACGAGTGGAGGACGCAATATTGGGTAAACGAGTGCCTTACAAAAGAGTTTGGCAACAAACCGGGCGGACTGCCGGGCAATGACGATGCCGGAACAATGTCGGCGTGGCAAAATTTTGCGATGATGGGTATCTATCCGCCCTGCCCCTCGAAGCCCGAATATACCTTTTCGACACCGGTTTTCGACAAGGTAACAATCAACCTAGACCCCACATACTACACCAACAAAACTTTGACCATTGAGGCGATAAATCGCAGCAAAAAAAATATCTACATAGAAAAAATAGAAGTTGGCGGCAAACGATACAACAGTTTCTTCATCTCGGCTTCTGATTTGATGAACGCCGGTGTGGTAAAGATCTACTGCACGGACAAACCGCGCAGATAA
- a CDS encoding Phosphoadenylyl-sulfate reductase [thioredoxin] codes for METIKKLNEQLAGMSAAEVVRFFLAEYKGEIALASSLGLEDQVLTDMVVEADREARIFTLDTGRIFPETYSLIARTNEKYGIRLEIFFPDHRLVEEMINTHGINLFYNSVELRKKCCHVRKLEPLSRAFSSLKVWICGLRRSQSVTRAHMQVVEWDEMNNLIKVNPLIDWSEQDCWDYINSKGVPYNVLHSRGFPSIGCQPCTRAVEAGEDVREGRWWWELPEQKECGLHKK; via the coding sequence ATGGAAACTATAAAAAAACTCAACGAACAGCTTGCAGGGATGAGTGCGGCGGAGGTTGTGCGCTTCTTTCTTGCTGAATATAAGGGGGAGATAGCCCTCGCTTCGAGTCTCGGTTTGGAAGACCAAGTGCTGACAGATATGGTGGTTGAGGCTGACCGTGAGGCGCGAATTTTCACACTCGACACAGGGCGCATTTTTCCTGAAACATACTCCCTCATAGCACGTACCAACGAAAAATACGGTATCAGACTCGAGATATTTTTCCCCGACCACCGTTTGGTGGAAGAGATGATTAATACCCACGGTATCAACCTTTTCTACAACTCTGTAGAGCTTCGTAAAAAGTGTTGCCACGTCCGCAAACTTGAACCCCTTTCGCGTGCATTCTCCTCCCTGAAGGTGTGGATTTGCGGACTTCGTCGCTCGCAATCCGTTACACGTGCCCATATGCAAGTGGTGGAATGGGATGAGATGAATAATTTGATAAAAGTCAATCCTCTAATAGATTGGAGCGAGCAGGATTGTTGGGACTACATCAATTCCAAAGGGGTGCCATACAACGTTTTGCATAGCAGAGGCTTCCCGAGTATCGGCTGCCAACCTTGTACGCGGGCTGTTGAGGCGGGTGAAGACGTTCGTGAGGGACGTTGGTGGTGGGAGCTGCCGGAACAGAAGGAGTGCGGATTACACAAGAAATAG
- a CDS encoding putative TonB-dependent receptor, which yields MKNLFLLLICLTLSATAQPTQRQAVKGSVKDEQGVPVAFATISLKNISDSTIVTAAVSAESGLFELKAPKGDYLLEAAFVGYKPAYESIKIENADILLSEITLREDAVALNAALVTGSAITRRADGFVVNVENSGYAKGRNGYEVLAFAPGVMIRDGITINGKGGTKLYVNNRLITTDPENYLKSLSAEDVISIEVVPVAGAEYDASALGGVIKVTLRRARSGGYFGSVNAGGAWSEFGLKSGNANGSFSYRKNRLSINAMAGVSQYNNVESYNELTSIEKDNITIDAMSKVDAGNSNGWGELNAVYEITDKQSIGLLVGYFAYEGNKPTVGHTILNQNGVITESNLKFNSGDIGSTFNASLDYNLKIGNKGATLKANVDFTNKVLHSTEDSRSIFVGGVQPDRIFDSSVEGPGKVINANADFNIPLSKGWKMATGAKYYMMDVNNDILYRNYYGGQWWVDYDLSEVFTYREGVTAAYAQVSGTLGKFMLQGGIRGEYTMIDILSNKQGNNLTKSYFNPFPSLSAMYQWNAEKGHSLSLSANQKISRPSYSQLRPYRIPMGDYSYILGNPLLKASVMTNVTLTQTLFQRYSLTLFATHEKDPIAQVGVQDKDDPKIIYYQHQNMDSRIDFGASLYLPVQLTKWWNVVLNSVVMSRSETLNYSATEKRTFRTTIPQVSLTTIFTLPAGFQLEANARYATNYIQGNFSMKDMYDGGLKLTKSLLKDDLTLTLRYDGLLRMNPQIINVIDPLYNKVVYKTMDDRYIVVSLRWSFRGGQKVNVKKATQGNADESSRL from the coding sequence ATGAAAAACCTATTTTTACTTCTGATTTGTCTGACACTGTCAGCAACGGCACAGCCCACACAGAGACAAGCCGTCAAGGGGAGCGTCAAGGACGAGCAGGGCGTGCCGGTGGCATTTGCCACCATCTCACTGAAAAACATCAGCGACAGCACCATTGTTACTGCTGCCGTTTCTGCCGAGAGCGGACTCTTCGAGTTGAAAGCCCCCAAGGGCGACTACCTACTCGAAGCGGCATTTGTGGGGTATAAACCTGCTTATGAATCCATAAAAATCGAAAATGCGGATATTCTCCTTTCCGAAATCACCCTAAGGGAGGATGCCGTTGCTCTGAATGCGGCTCTGGTAACGGGCAGCGCCATAACGCGCCGTGCGGATGGTTTTGTGGTCAATGTCGAGAACAGCGGCTATGCCAAGGGACGAAACGGTTACGAGGTGTTGGCATTCGCACCGGGGGTAATGATTCGCGACGGCATCACCATTAACGGCAAGGGCGGCACGAAGCTCTACGTCAATAATCGCCTAATCACAACCGACCCCGAAAACTACCTCAAAAGCCTCTCGGCAGAGGATGTCATCTCGATAGAGGTTGTCCCTGTGGCGGGTGCGGAGTATGACGCTTCGGCTCTGGGTGGGGTGATTAAGGTTACCCTTCGCCGTGCACGCTCGGGCGGATACTTCGGCTCGGTGAATGCGGGCGGCGCGTGGAGCGAATTCGGCTTAAAGAGCGGGAACGCCAACGGCAGCTTTTCTTATCGTAAGAATCGGCTGAGCATCAATGCTATGGCAGGTGTGTCGCAATACAACAATGTGGAGAGCTACAACGAACTAACCTCCATCGAAAAGGATAACATCACAATAGACGCAATGAGCAAAGTAGATGCAGGCAACAGTAATGGCTGGGGAGAGTTGAATGCCGTATATGAAATCACCGACAAACAGAGTATCGGACTACTTGTGGGATATTTCGCATACGAGGGCAACAAACCGACGGTGGGGCACACAATTCTCAACCAAAACGGAGTTATCACCGAATCCAACCTCAAATTCAACAGTGGCGATATTGGTTCTACATTCAACGCCTCGCTCGACTATAACCTCAAAATAGGCAACAAGGGTGCGACCCTCAAAGCCAATGTCGATTTCACCAACAAGGTTTTACACTCCACCGAAGATAGCCGCTCAATTTTTGTGGGCGGAGTTCAGCCCGACCGCATATTCGACAGTTCGGTGGAGGGACCGGGCAAGGTGATAAACGCAAATGCCGACTTCAACATCCCCCTCTCCAAGGGGTGGAAGATGGCAACGGGTGCTAAGTACTACATGATGGATGTAAATAACGATATTCTCTATCGCAACTATTATGGCGGTCAGTGGTGGGTGGATTATGACCTTTCGGAAGTTTTCACCTATCGCGAGGGTGTGACGGCTGCCTATGCTCAGGTTTCGGGCACGCTCGGCAAATTTATGTTGCAGGGGGGCATTCGCGGCGAATATACGATGATTGACATTCTCTCGAACAAGCAGGGTAATAACCTCACCAAGAGCTATTTCAATCCATTTCCATCGCTCTCGGCAATGTACCAATGGAATGCCGAAAAGGGACACTCGCTCTCGCTGAGTGCCAATCAAAAGATTTCGCGTCCCTCATACTCACAACTTCGTCCCTACCGTATTCCGATGGGAGATTACAGCTACATTTTGGGCAACCCGCTACTCAAAGCATCGGTCATGACAAACGTAACTCTGACTCAGACCCTCTTCCAGCGCTACTCGCTCACCCTCTTTGCCACTCACGAGAAAGACCCAATAGCACAAGTAGGTGTGCAGGACAAGGACGACCCGAAAATCATCTACTACCAACATCAAAATATGGATTCGCGCATCGATTTCGGAGCGAGCCTCTACCTGCCCGTGCAACTTACCAAGTGGTGGAACGTGGTGCTCAACAGCGTGGTTATGAGCCGCAGCGAGACGCTCAACTACTCCGCAACCGAGAAGCGAACTTTCCGCACAACCATACCGCAGGTGAGCCTCACAACCATATTCACACTACCCGCCGGCTTCCAGCTCGAAGCTAACGCACGCTATGCTACCAATTACATTCAGGGAAATTTCTCGATGAAAGATATGTACGACGGCGGTTTGAAGCTGACAAAGTCGCTCCTGAAGGACGATTTGACCCTTACCCTAAGGTATGACGGTCTGCTAAGGATGAATCCGCAAATAATCAATGTGATAGACCCGTTATACAACAAGGTGGTCTACAAGACGATGGACGACCGCTACATAGTCGTATCCCTGCGCTGGAGCTTCCGCGGCGGGCAGAAGGTGAACGTCAAAAAAGCCACACAAGGCAATGCCGACGAAAGCTCACGTCTGTAG
- a CDS encoding TsaE protein (required for threonylcarbamoyladenosine t(6)A37 formation in tRNA) yields the protein MEAITIKSLSALEEAVEKLIKHIKEHKVVAFYGEMGAGKTTLISEICHQLGVGERVCSPSFAIVNVYNSDEKRPIYHFDFYRIKKLEEVYDFGYHDYFYSNDLCLVEWPEMVEELLPEHTLRLGIEVVDEYTRIVKMR from the coding sequence ATGGAAGCGATTACCATCAAGTCACTTTCGGCACTGGAAGAGGCAGTCGAGAAGTTGATTAAGCATATCAAAGAGCATAAAGTCGTGGCATTCTACGGCGAGATGGGGGCGGGTAAAACGACCCTCATAAGTGAGATTTGCCACCAATTGGGCGTTGGAGAGCGGGTTTGCAGCCCCTCTTTTGCCATTGTCAATGTCTATAACAGTGATGAGAAGCGCCCGATTTATCACTTCGATTTTTATCGCATAAAAAAGCTCGAAGAGGTCTATGATTTTGGTTATCACGACTATTTTTACAGCAATGACCTCTGTTTGGTTGAGTGGCCAGAGATGGTTGAGGAGCTTCTTCCCGAGCACACACTCCGCCTTGGAATAGAGGTTGTTGATGAGTATACACGCATCGTGAAAATGAGATGA
- a CDS encoding MG(2+) chelatase family protein / ComM-related protein, which translates to MFVKTFCSTVSGIDARTITVEVNCSVGVNTYIVGLPEQAVKESQQRIISAFDNNGLRMPGRKIVVNLAPADLRKEGSHYDLPIAVGILAASSQIKADNIGKYIILGELSLDGSISPIKGALPIAVAALKDGFEGVILPRANAREAAVVHKLKVYGVENIRDVIEILNEESAIEPTVVNTREEYYANLENFDFDFIDVKGQASVKRALEIAAAGGHNVLMIGSPGSGKSMLAKRMPTIMPPMTLAEALEATKIHSVAGKIGTQGGLLTARPFRAPHHIISDVALVGGGSSPMPGEISLAHNGILFLDELPEFNRHVLEVMRQPLEERQITIARSRYKVDYPANFMLIAAMNPCPCGYSTHPDKECTCSAAQIMRYMGKISGPLLDRIDIHIEVQPVAIDSMAAKRSGETSADVRARVIAARELQTARFGAENSTFSNSMMTPDELENHCRLDSATLHLLKTAMSRMGLSARAYDKILKVARTIADLAAADNIAENHVAEAISYRNLDREGWLWK; encoded by the coding sequence ATGTTTGTAAAGACCTTTTGCAGCACAGTATCAGGCATAGACGCACGCACGATTACCGTTGAGGTAAACTGCTCGGTAGGTGTCAATACCTACATTGTGGGGCTGCCCGAGCAAGCTGTAAAAGAGAGCCAACAACGAATAATCTCCGCCTTCGACAACAACGGGCTACGGATGCCGGGTCGCAAAATTGTGGTGAACCTCGCCCCTGCCGACCTTCGCAAAGAGGGCTCTCACTATGACCTCCCCATTGCTGTGGGCATCCTTGCCGCCTCGTCACAAATCAAGGCTGACAACATCGGTAAGTATATTATCCTTGGTGAATTATCCTTGGATGGCTCGATTTCGCCAATAAAGGGTGCGCTACCTATCGCCGTTGCCGCACTCAAAGATGGTTTCGAGGGGGTGATTCTGCCTAGGGCTAATGCGCGTGAAGCAGCCGTGGTTCATAAACTTAAAGTTTACGGAGTGGAGAATATCAGGGATGTAATTGAGATTCTCAATGAGGAGTCGGCTATTGAGCCGACCGTTGTGAACACGCGTGAGGAGTATTATGCCAATCTCGAAAATTTCGATTTTGATTTTATAGATGTCAAGGGTCAGGCAAGCGTCAAGCGCGCCTTGGAGATTGCCGCCGCCGGTGGGCATAACGTGCTTATGATTGGGTCTCCCGGTTCGGGTAAGAGTATGTTAGCCAAGCGAATGCCTACTATTATGCCGCCGATGACTCTTGCCGAGGCACTCGAAGCCACCAAGATTCACTCTGTTGCCGGAAAAATCGGCACACAGGGCGGACTACTCACGGCACGTCCTTTTCGTGCTCCTCACCACATCATCTCGGATGTTGCCCTCGTTGGTGGGGGTTCTTCGCCAATGCCGGGCGAAATATCGTTGGCACACAATGGTATACTCTTCCTTGATGAACTTCCGGAATTTAACCGTCACGTCTTAGAAGTTATGCGCCAGCCGTTGGAGGAGCGTCAAATCACTATTGCACGTTCGCGTTACAAGGTCGATTACCCCGCCAATTTTATGCTTATTGCAGCGATGAATCCCTGCCCGTGCGGCTACTCGACTCACCCCGACAAGGAGTGTACCTGCTCCGCTGCTCAGATTATGCGCTATATGGGTAAAATATCGGGACCACTCTTGGATAGAATCGACATTCATATTGAGGTTCAGCCTGTTGCCATAGATTCGATGGCGGCAAAACGTTCGGGTGAGACCAGCGCCGATGTGCGTGCACGGGTCATTGCTGCACGAGAGCTTCAGACGGCACGATTTGGGGCGGAGAACTCCACCTTCTCGAACTCTATGATGACACCTGATGAGCTTGAAAATCACTGCCGTTTAGATTCAGCGACACTCCACCTGCTGAAGACGGCAATGAGCCGAATGGGGCTTTCGGCGCGGGCTTACGACAAAATTTTGAAGGTAGCCCGCACCATAGCCGACTTAGCCGCCGCCGACAACATCGCCGAAAATCACGTTGCCGAGGCTATCTCTTACCGCAATCTCGACCGCGAGGGGTGGCTCTGGAAGTGA
- a CDS encoding L-threonine 3-dehydrogenase — translation MKKILIVGAGGQIGTELKIELRKLYGESNVIAADLQSDRNDDYSVQLDAMDASALSLIVNKFKIDAIYNLVALLSARGEKDPALAWKINMGALLNALEVARQYDCKVFTPSSIGAFGPDAPKDKTPQDTVMHPTTVYGICKVTGELMGNYYWERFGVDARSVRFPGLISNSSLPGGGTTDYAVDCFYSAVKGEKFICPIPRDRYMDMMYMPDAIDALHDLMVAPPRPLIHRNGYNVTAMSFCPEELFEAIKKRIPTFEWEYDIDPMKDKISDSWPNSLDDTCARQEWGWNPKWDRDAMIDDMIKVLSAKLL, via the coding sequence ATGAAAAAGATACTAATTGTTGGTGCCGGCGGACAAATCGGCACGGAACTCAAAATCGAACTCAGAAAACTTTACGGCGAATCGAACGTCATAGCCGCCGACTTACAATCAGACCGCAATGACGACTACTCGGTGCAGTTGGATGCTATGGATGCAAGCGCACTGAGTCTGATTGTCAATAAGTTCAAAATAGATGCAATATACAACCTCGTAGCTCTACTTTCGGCACGCGGCGAGAAAGACCCGGCTTTGGCTTGGAAAATAAATATGGGCGCACTGCTCAACGCGCTGGAGGTGGCGCGTCAATATGACTGCAAAGTGTTCACTCCGAGCTCTATCGGTGCTTTCGGACCGGATGCGCCAAAGGACAAAACTCCGCAAGATACCGTGATGCACCCAACCACCGTTTATGGCATATGCAAGGTTACGGGTGAGTTGATGGGTAACTACTACTGGGAACGCTTCGGAGTGGATGCGCGCTCGGTGCGATTCCCCGGTCTGATTTCAAACTCCTCTCTGCCGGGTGGCGGAACGACAGACTATGCCGTAGATTGCTTTTACTCAGCTGTTAAGGGCGAAAAATTCATCTGCCCCATCCCGCGCGACCGCTATATGGATATGATGTATATGCCCGATGCCATTGATGCACTGCACGACTTGATGGTAGCACCTCCGCGTCCACTTATTCACCGCAATGGTTATAACGTTACGGCTATGAGTTTTTGTCCCGAAGAGCTGTTTGAGGCTATCAAAAAACGTATCCCAACATTTGAATGGGAATACGACATCGACCCGATGAAAGACAAAATCTCGGACAGTTGGCCTAACTCATTGGATGACACCTGCGCTCGCCAAGAGTGGGGCTGGAACCCGAAATGGGATAGAGATGCGATGATTGATGATATGATTAAAGTGTTGTCGGCAAAACTATTGTAA